From Pagrus major chromosome 6, Pma_NU_1.0, one genomic window encodes:
- the spdef gene encoding SAM pointed domain-containing Ets transcription factor, translated as MTDDSLAILDRNRVSGEPWDLEETKPSLYLSCFDMLLTEDATWLVKVSEASPTLAVPMTRMEPQEEPEQCPVIDSQEQGLSPGLEGQEEERSLEQVQSMVVGEVLKDIETACKLLNITPDPIEWNTGNVQKWLLWTEHLYRLPHAGKAFQDLTGKDLCAMSEEEFRQRSPQCGDTLHAHLDIWKSAAWMKERCSVGDTKTTGGEELWSEADSSCSGQPIHLWQFLRELLLKPHNYGRCIRWLNKEKGIFKIEDSAHVARLWGLRKNRPAMNYDKLSRSIRQYYKKGIIRKPDVSQRLVYQFVHPVCGSSIAGGARGGDGNLPN; from the exons ATGACAGACGACTCCCTCGCCATCCTGGATCGAAACAGGGTCTCTGGAGAACCCTGGGATCTCGAGGAGACCAAACCGAGCCTCTACCTTTCCTGCTTCGACATGCTCCTCACTGAAGACGCCACCTGGCTGGTGAAAGTGTCCGAGGCCTCCCCGACGCTGGCTGTACCCATGACTCGCATGGAGCCCCAGGAGGAACCAGAGCAGTGCCCCGTCATTGACAGCCAGGAACAGGGACTCTCTCCTGGGCTGGAGggtcaggaggaggagcgctcTCTGGAGCAGGTGCAGAGCATGGTGGTGGGAGAAGTCCTGAAGGACATCGAAACAGCCTGCAAACTGCTCAACATCACCCCAG ACCCTATCGAGTGGAACACAGGGAATGTCCAGAAGTGGCTGCTGTGGACTGAACATCTGTACAGGCTGCCGCACGCAGGAAAGGCCTTCCAAGACTTGACAGGAAAGGACCTGTGCGCCATGAGCGAGGAGGAGTTTCGCCAGCGCTCGCCGCAGTGTGGAGACACGCTGCATGCACACCTGGACATATGGAAGTCAG ctgCCTGGATGAAAGAGAGGTGTTCAGTTGGAGACACAAAAACTACCG GTGGTGAGGAGCTCTGGTCCGAGGCAGACTCATCTTGTTCAGGTCAGCCCATTCATCTGTGGCAGTTCCTCAGAGAACTCCTGCTGAAACCTCACAACTACGGACGCTGCATCCGCTGGCTCAATAAAGAAAAAG GTATTTTTAAAATCGAGGACTCGGCTCACGTCGCGAGGCTGTGGGGACTCAGAAAGAACCGGCCTGCTATGAACTATGACAAGCTGAGCCGCTCCATACGTCAGTACTACAAGAAGGGCATCATCCGCAAGCCTGACGTGTCTCAGAGACTGGTGTACCAGTTCGTTCACCCGGTTTGTGGCAGCAGCATAGCGGGAGGagcgagaggaggagatggaaacCTCCCGAATTAA